TCAATAAACACTTTTGatgatgtacatatatatgtacaatttcTCTTTTAGCACCTAACACCTTACTTCACCTCACTTACCAACAAGATGTAAACTTTCTCACTTCTAACACTGATGAAGTTGCGATTAAACCTTTTGTCACCAGGACCTGGTTTGGCGTTCACGTATCTACCATTTCAAGaactgtacatatagaatacaacacggtgtattccgtatcgcccaaggtatcagcccgaccgcgggtcggattgcccgaaggccggagggtgatccgacccgcgggagggctgagaccgagggtgatgcggaatacaccgtgttgtatcttatttatgtcatacccacctgagaaaacccatgttttgatgcgaaatgcgccagaagttgaacaaatttggtgccctcgaaaaaaacagcgttgcaacagtaatgttccaacgtccgaatcaggtattcgaactttcgatggcgccgtactcggcccactcgaaacagttcaatttattcgaatggagcccgtgtgataaccccgggccgtacaGAAAGTTATTAGCCGGTCCGAAACACcagtatcgaacgttttcgcgtcacaggtatgacataaatcacttcacacaacaaacaaacctacaTGTTTTAGCAACACATTCCAtctgatgtacaaatgtattatataGTCATTACTCAATGGGGACAACTGATTCACATAGGTTGCATAATGCACAAGACACCTGAACAATTTTGTCAAATGTCGTCAGGTTACAGGTTGGGTCTACATTTGTGTAAGGAATTTCAACTGGGCCATTAAGCATAGTGTACTTCTGTCGTAAAGTTCCAATAACACGCTCCACATGTATTCGAAGAGATGCTAACTCTCTTGTAGAATCGCAATCTTTCTTGCTGAGTTGTTGCTTTCCTCTCGTAAATGCAGGAATTGCCAAAGTAGCTCCGTGCATGGCAAGGCACTCCTGTATGTCGAAACCCCGGTCAGCAAGTACTTGATCACCAGGAAGCAGCTTCTGTAGAAACCCACTGTTTTCAGTTATAACCTTGTCACTGGTTCTTCCTCCCCACCCTTTCGAGATGAAGGTTATGACACCCTGTGGCGCAATGCCGATTAAGTATTTGAGGGTATTTCTTGATTTGTAGCTAGAGTATGTTTGTGATTGTGCTTCCTGGTCACTTGACCGCTCAAGTGCAACCTCGAAACAGTCTATGATGGCTACACATTTCTGGTACTTTTGTCTGAACGCCATGGGCAGTGTTTTTCTAAGTTCTTCTCTATCCGGCCAGATGATAGCAGTTGGTACCAGAATAGTAAAGAGAAGATCCACAATATGATGTACAGTTCTTGAAATGGTAGATATGTGAACACCAAACCGATAAGCCAGGTCCTGGTGAAAAAGGTTTAGTCGCAACTTCATCAGTGTCAACAACAACTGCTGGAAGTGAGACAGTTTACATCTTGTTGGTTCTGTCATCTGTGGTGATAATAAAGTTAGAACAGAATTGAAAACATTATAGTTTGGCAAACCAGTGTGAAATCTGACCTTTTCACTATCTACCATAAATATTTCCTCTGTAAGTGACAGAGCTGTAATAGTTTGTCTCAGATTGTGATTTTCAACTCTAAGTGCTCTACATTCCGCCTCATAATCCACTGGGTTTTGGGTCAGGTTTTCACCGGCTCCACCTCTGCATCTTCTCTCTGTTTTATCTGGATCTGATGGCTGTGGTGTACTCTCTGCACTATTGCCAGTCAGGATTTCACCGGCTCCACCTCTGCATCTTCTCTCTGTTTTATCTGGATCTGATGGCTGTGGTGTACTTTCTGCACTATTGCCAGTCAGGATTTCACCGGCTCCACCTCTGCATCTTCTCTCTGTTTTATCTGGATCTGATGGCTGTGGTGTACTTTCTGCACTATTGCCAGTCAGGATTTCACCGGCTCCACCTCTGCATCTTCTCTCTGTTTTATCTGGATCTGATGGCTGTGGTGTACTTTCTGCACTTCTGCCAGTCAGGATTTCACCAGCCCCACTACTGTATCTTCTCTCTGTTTCTTTTTGTTGCTCCTTTCTCCGAGTTTTTAACTTTTGACGGTGTTCATATGTGTCAAGGTCACAATGCCTTTTCCTTTTGACATGGGAAGGCACATAATCGAAAATAGATGGCACATAGTCTGGTGACACTGGGTCTTCACTCTTCTTTcctgaaaaaaagataaaaaactgAACATTAATTTTTCCATAAATTCATATTTATAAGGAGGCCTCTGGGTTGAAAGCAAAGTTGAAATTTGTTCAAAATAAATATAGTTGAGAACTTGAGTAGGGTAGAGTTATAAGTGCCAGGAATTTATACGTGGCTAATCGTCCATTTGTGATTTTGCTTGGCTAGCCAGAAGCCAGAGTATTTGAAGCCTAAACAATATaacaaaatacagcaaaatattCTAGTCACAGAGTTTACCGGAACATCGGCCACCAAAATAGGCAGCAAACTTCCTTGTTAATTTACGCATCGGATCGGAGCTGTTTTCAATTTATAAAAGTAAAATGCGTATTAGAGTACACTTCGTGACGTGAGcgatctggggaggggggcattaacTAGATGGATCCCACAACGCTACTTAAAATAGTGTACACAAAGTGTACTTTGACTACCGAGCTCTATACAACCCCcacaaactggaaatgattGTGACGTAGAAGTGAAGAGCGGCCTAAAATGGAACCAGCCGTTTCCTATCTACTCTACCtactctctactctactctactctaaaatAGTTCGTGGCATGGATGCTTCGGCGAACAAAACACGAATTCTGAAAACTACCACTGaagttttgaaaagtttatATTTCCTAATACCATTATAAATGAGTGCTTAGTTACCAGAGATGAAGTGCGCACTGCATAGCCTGCTTGAGTCCGTTGGCTGCCAGTCGACCCGTCTTACTGCAGCGATCCATTTTCCCCTCCTCGGTTCTTCCCGCGGAAATCGATAGAAAGACTCAGAAGTACCGGGATTCTTCCTGTTATGGCATCCCACAGCAGCACAAGTGTGTACCATGTTGCTAAAATATGTGTAGGTACAGCCGCACGATCACCAGCGGGTGCAAATCGAGGAAGTCCTTGAGGCGTGAAGGACAATGCGTTGCACGTGCGTACTGAGTGAGGAACTTGACACCCAACATGGCGGCCCGCCcctatgacctctgacccgtgaCGTCAATGCAAATGGTCCAAGGCACCGAAGCCACAATGGACCGATCCAAAAACCCCGCCCCCCGTTCGATCATGGTTTTaattcgaacacctccgtcacagccgccacgccacgtcgagagttcgaggcttttttattttccttccgcgagagaaagtagtccgttccatgacttCGGGCGTCAACAGCCCCTACAAGAAAGCTTATCGCAGGAGTACATTACCGTTTATCTTACTAATGtcaagttatttacaatattttagacTCATTTGTTATCTCTGTGGATTTTTGAACCGATAGTTTATCGTTTTCCTGTCAATTATACGGCCCGAAATCTCGTGATTTTCGTGTAATTTCCCctcatatttacctttgccagaatggctaaggttatgttttgggcttgtgagtctgtgtgtctgtctgtctgtctgtctgtctgttaacagcataactcaagaagtcttggatggatcccgataatatttggtaggtgggtaggggtcgggaaaacgaaggtcaagttcgataatgggccccctagcggcttgctaaggtactgcagcagaacctcaatttttgatatctcgtgttctggacatgctgtgatcatgatttttgagtggtatatagccctcgaggcagagagtaagtgctgtgagtttgggccccctagcggcttttttggaactgcaggcgccggattcctttcaaactttggatgagaataactctaacgttacaacgtgttgacggatcgtcatgatttttggtatgtagatagaatgagtgatgacttacataatggtatactaattatgcaaatcagcagctaatttgcataattaatgaggaaaaattataaatccactacattccatgataggactttcaaacttgtcacatatgtagctgggaaggagagaaatgtcgacagatatcaattatgcaaatgatgacctcatttgcataattaatgagaaaatatgaacatgttgacggatcatcatgttttttgtatgtaggtagcgtaagtgaagacctacataatgagataacaattatgcaaatcaacagctaatttgcataattaatgaggatattttataaattcactacattccatgatagggctttaaaacttgtcacatatgtagctgagaaagggagaaatgtcaatacatatttatcatgcaaatgatgatctcatttgcataattaatgagaaaatattaacgtgttgacggatcgtcatgattttcggcatgtagatagcctaaatgaagacttatataatgtgatacttattatgcaagttaacagctaatttgcataattgattaggaaaagttaataaatccactgcattccattatagtactttcatcaaagttgtcacatatgtagctgagaaagagggaagagagtaagaggtgtatttaaagactttgaaagagaataagtcaagaatggatcaaaggatcatcatgatttttggtatgctgatagcttaagtaatgcttgatacaatttgatatcaattaattgcaaattgggatctaatttgcataataaatgccgaaattttataaaccaactccaagcatttaattataaagaaaatgaaatgagtaacgcatttgtctacagacatcattctacataacaaacctggtttatttggcaaaggtatgtgttcgtggaactctagtttttaaatgttgtagatttcaaaccaacaggaatttGGGACCACAAGAAAGAGCAAACATTGTAGTTTCTGTCGGTATAAGGCTCATCATAGATTTTGAGGGCGTAATGCAAATGCCGCCAATCCGCGCGGagtcatgtcataattttgactCCAGAATAGAACGCGCCCGATTTGACTTTTTCAGTAATTATCGACTCTGGACAGGTCTTCGTCCCATAGATATCGAATCTTTGACCGGAACCAAGTTAACAGTGGTCCCCCGTATATAAATTCCAACTTTCAAGTTGATATGCCAATCCGAGATGATATAAATATAACTTCAAAAGTTCTAACTGACTACCGTAGCGAAACGCGCGCCGTTTTGTGACAGTTCTACGTTCCATGACCCCCGGGCGTTGGGACTACTTACAAGAAAGCCTGCTGCTTGAGTTTACAACTatgtatattcaacatttcaTCGCATATACATTTTAAAGCTTCTCACTTCACTCCTTTGGATTTTTAACAGATTTGTCTAGCTGTATCCATTTGATTTTATAACctgaaatcagttgattttagtgcaatttccaCCGCTTTTTTATCTTGtgacagatttgaaaataaacggAAAATTTAGTGCACAGAATAGTCCGAATTCTCTTCTTTCAGTCGGTATATGGCATACTATCCATTTCGTGGTAGTAATAGGCTTTTTTCCCAATCGCGCGAGGGCACCTCATCAGAGGCATTCAAAAAAGAACGCTTCCGCCCTTGCGTCAACGCCCGTTCCACGGAGCCCGCGCCAGACACGCACCGCCGTATTTGCGTCCTAGTTGCCGTAAGACCAATGTAGCATTTGCTAATTCAGTCCGTCTCAACACTGTTTTATTCCGTATGCGTCCTCTGACAATACCGGGGATGTGCATCGGTACCGCATCTTGTGTTAAAAAGCCAGCTGTACTCGAATCAGCTACACCAACAACTTGCAATATTTGCGCGTAAAACAGTCGATAAGGTGACCCCGATAGACATGGACTTTCAAACCtttccaaatttcaaaccaacaggatctTTACCTGAGTTGTAGTCGAAGATTCGACAAAGCTAATTCACTAGTCATTAAAGATAGAATCGAGGGCGTAATGCAAATGCCGTCAATGTGAAATTCGTCGAAATTTTTGCCCCGTACGGCACCGCCATTTTGCTAATTTTACTATGTAACAAATATGACCATGAAACTAACTTTAATTGCCGTAAAATCCCCCCAAAACGGTTTATACAGAGAGCACATGGTGTTCCCTTTTTGTACATATAACGCAATATTTGTAGAATGGCCGCCAAATAGGTTTAAAACAGCTGTTTAAGTCGGGTGAAATTTCATCCAACTGTCACGCGACAAGCCTTTCCTTAGCAACGACGTTGCTAGGGACCGCGGAACACTTCGAACTGCAAATAAAAACGGTTCGATTCGTGTTCGATTTACTACGTGGCTTGGCGGCTGGTCAAAAATAGCTATTCTGTCCCGCTGTGGCAGTTTTTGatggaggtgttcgaaatagaaaagggggttctatttgttcgatatgacgttcgacaggatcggtccattttGTCCCGGTGACTGTTGGATACCGGTGGTATCCCTCAGTGATCCCCACGGGTAGGCCACGGCGTCTATGTGTTACTGGGCCCcaggttcattttaagtccgacttaaattcaacccgggtTCCGGCCAGGTGCCAAAAATATACCACGGGAGCAGcaagggatgttttaagaatcgaaaaataaatcaaaatatataacacctagaaatacacacatatcatgcccatggatcttattttgacattttgtgtattttgatgtcttttatgtcattcttttcgcccccgaaagctgcccgtccGGGCccaggtttgaaaatgtgacccaagccttACGGGGCCAAGTAGGGGTAAGTGCCAAAAACAGCCAGTGGACTGCACGACGGCCCCTTTTTACAATTGGGACTTAAGCCCAACGCAGCGGAAAACCGGAGATTTCTTATTGTTGCTGTACGCATGTCCCTGTCGACTCCACCATTCTCCCACTACTTCCCAGGTTTCAATCATTTAAGCACTTTGTCAGCCTGTAGATACAAGATAACAAAACCACTCTTTCGCCATGAAAACTGATTAGTCTTATCTCAACGGTGCACCGTCTGATAGAGGAGAGATAGCGACACGTGAAAGCGTTACACACTGCGTTAGACAAAATTTgttagaaaggcaacattttcgccaAAAATGCTAAATGCTTTCACCGTAGCTTTTTGTCTTGCTACTCCC
The sequence above is drawn from the Branchiostoma floridae strain S238N-H82 chromosome 4, Bfl_VNyyK, whole genome shotgun sequence genome and encodes:
- the LOC118412879 gene encoding peroxynitrite isomerase THAP4-like produces the protein MVHTCAAVGCHNRKNPGTSESFYRFPREEPRRGKWIAAVRRVDWQPTDSSRLCSAHFISGKKSEDPVSPDYVPSIFDYVPSHVKRKRHCDLDTYEHRQKLKTRRKEQQKETERRYSSGAGEILTGRSAESTPQPSDPDKTERRCRGGAGEILTGNSAESTPQPSDPDKTERRCRGGAGEILTGNSAESTPQPSDPDKTERRCRGGAGEILTGNSAESTPQPSDPDKTERRCRGGAGENLTQNPVDYEAEYDRTNKM